One genomic region from Bacilli bacterium encodes:
- a CDS encoding Bax inhibitor-1 family protein, with protein sequence MATYVDTSTRERNRLLSASFGWMFLGLLITAVVAFGTVGILSLGLNGANPELALSKYLWLLVGSAIFQIILIIYIQVRVFRHGGDANILIPYILYTANMGLMLSTLILTYELETLGIAFGLTAGVFGIMALYARYTKRNLSGVGLVGIGLFFGSIILMLINIFMRSTQIMWIVSFVSFGAVMLITMYDVWRITKISESGVESRNLALYFALTLYVDFIYLFMRILQFVAAARSR encoded by the coding sequence ATGGCAACTTATGTAGATACGTCAACCAGGGAAAGAAATCGGCTTTTGTCAGCGTCTTTCGGCTGGATGTTTTTAGGCTTACTCATAACAGCGGTCGTCGCTTTTGGAACGGTTGGAATATTGTCCTTAGGTTTAAACGGCGCCAATCCGGAATTAGCTTTGAGTAAGTACCTTTGGCTTTTGGTCGGAAGCGCAATTTTTCAAATTATCTTAATTATTTATATTCAAGTTCGAGTGTTTAGACATGGTGGCGATGCCAATATTCTTATTCCTTATATATTATATACAGCGAATATGGGACTTATGTTATCGACTCTTATTTTGACCTACGAATTGGAAACGTTAGGCATCGCTTTCGGTTTAACCGCTGGCGTATTTGGAATTATGGCGCTCTATGCTCGCTATACTAAGCGCAATCTTTCTGGAGTCGGTCTCGTAGGAATCGGCCTCTTCTTTGGCAGCATCATTCTTATGCTGATAAATATCTTTATGCGGTCGACGCAAATTATGTGGATTGTCAGTTTTGTATCTTTTGGCGCCGTCATGCTTATTACTATGTATGATGTTTGGCGTATTACCAAAATTAGTGAGTCGGGTGTGGAGTCGCGCAACTTGGCTTTATACTTCGCTCTTACTCTTTATGTCGACTTCATTTATCTGTTTATGCGAATACTTCAATTCGTTGCCGCCGCTCGCAGCCGTTAG
- the tpiA gene encoding triose-phosphate isomerase produces MGRKKLLVGNWKMNKTILEAEAFAKASLDLSAFAEQREIEIGVCPTFLGLKTVKEINPKLIVGSQNCSEFDHGAYTGEISIPMLKEIGINWCLIGHSERRSYYGETNEHCNAKIKALIAADMVPLYCVGETLDQFEKGETKAVVEEQIRIGLSGLSADDVRNLVVAYEPVWSIGTGKNASKEIAQEVCGYIRKLLRASFGENAEKIRILYGGSVKPVNVKDYLSEPDIDGALVGGASLAVESFRELIANIGE; encoded by the coding sequence ATGGGACGCAAAAAATTATTAGTTGGCAATTGGAAAATGAATAAGACGATTTTAGAGGCGGAAGCTTTTGCTAAAGCCTCATTGGACTTATCTGCCTTTGCCGAGCAACGCGAAATTGAAATCGGAGTATGCCCGACTTTTCTTGGATTAAAAACGGTTAAAGAAATCAATCCGAAATTGATTGTTGGTTCGCAGAATTGCAGCGAATTTGATCATGGTGCCTATACGGGTGAAATTTCAATTCCTATGCTTAAGGAGATTGGAATCAATTGGTGTCTTATCGGACATTCGGAAAGACGCTCGTATTACGGAGAAACCAATGAGCATTGCAATGCCAAGATTAAAGCTTTAATTGCGGCTGACATGGTGCCTTTGTATTGCGTTGGCGAAACCCTTGATCAGTTTGAAAAGGGCGAAACTAAAGCGGTGGTTGAAGAACAGATTCGCATCGGCCTTTCAGGTCTTTCGGCCGATGATGTTCGGAATTTAGTCGTGGCTTATGAACCGGTTTGGTCAATTGGCACCGGTAAAAATGCCAGCAAGGAAATAGCCCAAGAGGTCTGCGGATATATTCGCAAGCTCCTCCGTGCTTCCTTTGGAGAAAATGCGGAGAAGATTCGTATTTTATATGGCGGTAGTGTCAAACCGGTAAATGTCAAAGATTATTTGTCTGAACCGGACATCGATGGGGCTCTTGTCGGCGGAGCTTCGCTTGCCGTTGAAAGTTTCCGCGAACTCATTGCCAACATTGGCGAATAA
- a CDS encoding phosphoglycerate kinase — protein sequence MKLVSDLDVKGKKVLVRVDFNVPLKDGVIRDDNRMVQALPTIKELLDKGAAVILMSHLGKISYKKTPEEIDEAKKKNNMVFLVNHLQELLPKNDVSFCPDTRGEKLAYFVDMLKPGEVLLVQNTRYEKGEEKNDSVLSQEWASIADAFVMDAFGSAHRAHASTYGVPEVMKAEGKPVAVGFLVEKEVENLTRCVEVKPEDRPYVAILGGFKVSDKIKVIDSLLKKCDKILIGGAMAYTFKKALGYTVGTSPVESDQLDYAKKCFEEAKGRILLPVDSVVTNGFEGWTEKKVVGQDIPEGYEGMDIGPETAKIYASEIAKSKMVFWNGPMGVFEQSDFAVGTIEICKAIAELKGAFTVIGGGDSAAAVAQFGYKDEFSHVSTGGGASLEMIENDGHLPGIDIIRG from the coding sequence ATGAAATTAGTCAGTGACTTAGATGTCAAAGGCAAAAAGGTTCTTGTCCGAGTTGACTTTAATGTCCCATTAAAGGATGGAGTTATTCGGGATGATAACCGAATGGTCCAAGCACTTCCGACAATTAAGGAATTGCTCGATAAAGGCGCGGCGGTTATCTTAATGAGCCATCTTGGAAAAATCAGTTACAAGAAGACCCCGGAAGAAATTGACGAAGCTAAGAAGAAAAACAACATGGTTTTTCTGGTTAACCATCTTCAGGAGTTGCTTCCTAAGAATGATGTCAGTTTTTGCCCAGATACACGGGGCGAAAAACTGGCCTATTTTGTCGATATGCTTAAACCAGGAGAAGTATTACTCGTCCAGAACACCCGTTATGAAAAGGGCGAGGAAAAAAATGATTCGGTCCTTTCTCAAGAATGGGCTTCAATAGCCGATGCCTTCGTGATGGATGCGTTTGGCAGTGCCCACCGGGCACATGCTTCGACCTATGGCGTTCCCGAAGTGATGAAAGCGGAGGGGAAACCGGTCGCAGTCGGTTTCTTGGTTGAAAAAGAAGTCGAAAATTTAACGCGCTGTGTCGAAGTAAAACCGGAAGACCGCCCCTATGTCGCTATTTTGGGCGGATTCAAGGTTAGCGATAAAATCAAAGTCATCGACTCACTTCTAAAAAAATGCGATAAGATTTTAATTGGTGGAGCGATGGCATATACCTTTAAGAAGGCGTTGGGCTATACGGTTGGCACTTCGCCAGTTGAAAGCGATCAATTAGATTACGCCAAAAAGTGCTTTGAAGAAGCAAAAGGGCGCATTCTTCTACCGGTGGATAGCGTCGTTACCAACGGATTTGAAGGTTGGACAGAGAAAAAGGTCGTGGGTCAAGATATCCCTGAGGGATACGAAGGCATGGATATCGGCCCTGAAACGGCTAAAATATATGCCTCTGAAATTGCCAAATCAAAAATGGTATTTTGGAATGGGCCTATGGGCGTATTTGAACAATCAGATTTCGCTGTTGGCACCATTGAAATTTGTAAGGCGATCGCTGAATTAAAGGGCGCTTTTACCGTTATTGGCGGTGGCGATAGTGCAGCGGCCGTTGCCCAATTCGGCTATAAAGATGAGTTTAGTCACGTTTCAACTGGCGGAGGAGCATCATTGGAGATGATTGAAAATGATGGTCACTTGCCGGGAATAGATATTATTAGAGGTTAA